The following coding sequences are from one Verrucomicrobiota bacterium window:
- a CDS encoding NADH-quinone oxidoreductase subunit N, translated as MDITIELLKILSPEILLMVSGFLILGVSLFRPQGNYEKLLTSVFNLIAVGSLIVMVSAQVSVKPGGLFQMIPLLAMVKIIFVILNIFFIFSATREDYGEFKAEFFALMQFATAGFMLLASSTNLMTIFLSLEFASICLYALVAVRADRKQVVEAAFKYFTFGASASAFLIFGMSLLYGMTAQLELSAIRLAFTQTPPDTLILGIAMVFILVGFGFKLAVAPFHFWAPDVYQMAPLPVVGLLASISNYSCFLALSRILYVGLEQFAGKAALSVSSIQLLPGWGLILCLFIIASIFVGNFTALNQIHFRRFMAYSAVAQSVFVLVAMVAFGIHGLAAVFEYNLAYALATAGIFLSLKYAGDSGDMIEGLGVIRAKSVPLAVCLSIFLLSLAGVPPFVGFFAKLYVFVAALLSPVYQTSGLLWLVILALAASVVGFYYYLRIVKVLWVDRPVDGYQQKIAIRQIVPVIILAALIILLGLMPQLWLHFVQQSIVSFLW; from the coding sequence ATGGATATCACGATTGAATTATTGAAGATTTTATCACCGGAGATTCTGTTGATGGTCTCTGGGTTCTTGATCTTGGGAGTGAGTCTTTTTCGCCCGCAGGGAAATTACGAAAAGTTATTAACCAGTGTGTTTAACTTAATCGCGGTGGGTAGCTTGATCGTGATGGTCTCGGCCCAGGTCTCGGTAAAGCCCGGTGGGCTTTTCCAGATGATCCCCCTTTTGGCAATGGTGAAAATTATCTTCGTGATTTTGAATATTTTCTTTATTTTCTCGGCGACCCGGGAAGATTACGGGGAATTTAAGGCGGAGTTTTTCGCCTTGATGCAATTTGCAACAGCGGGATTCATGTTATTAGCCAGTAGCACTAACCTGATGACCATATTCCTGAGTCTGGAATTTGCCAGTATCTGCCTCTATGCCCTCGTAGCCGTCCGCGCAGACCGTAAGCAGGTTGTGGAGGCTGCGTTTAAATACTTCACCTTCGGTGCGAGCGCTTCTGCCTTTCTGATTTTTGGGATGAGCCTGCTTTATGGTATGACCGCGCAACTTGAGCTCTCAGCTATCCGTCTGGCATTCACCCAGACCCCTCCCGATACATTGATCCTCGGTATCGCAATGGTTTTTATTTTGGTGGGATTTGGATTTAAGCTGGCTGTGGCACCGTTCCATTTCTGGGCGCCTGATGTTTATCAGATGGCCCCCCTACCCGTGGTAGGGTTACTGGCGAGTATTTCGAATTACTCCTGTTTTCTAGCCCTCTCACGGATATTGTATGTGGGACTGGAGCAATTTGCCGGGAAGGCAGCCCTTTCGGTTTCCTCTATCCAGCTCTTGCCTGGATGGGGTTTGATCCTCTGCCTTTTTATCATAGCGAGTATCTTTGTGGGGAATTTCACCGCGCTGAATCAAATCCATTTCCGCAGGTTTATGGCCTACTCGGCAGTCGCCCAGAGTGTCTTTGTCTTGGTCGCGATGGTCGCATTTGGCATTCACGGTTTGGCGGCAGTTTTTGAGTATAATCTGGCTTATGCCTTGGCGACGGCGGGAATATTTCTTTCACTCAAATATGCTGGGGACTCCGGTGACATGATTGAGGGGCTGGGGGTTATCCGGGCAAAGTCCGTTCCTCTCGCTGTTTGCCTTTCCATCTTTTTACTTTCCTTGGCTGGAGTGCCTCCTTTTGTTGGTTTTTTTGCAAAATTATATGTATTTGTGGCAGCATTACTCAGTCCGGTTTACCAGACCTCTGGATTATTGTGGCTGGTTATTTTGGCTCTGGCGGCAAGTGTGGTCGGGTTTTATTATTACCTGAGAATCGTGAAAGTCTTGTGGGTGGACCGTCCTGTAGATGGTTATCAGCAGAAGATCGCTATCAGGCAGATTGTCCCGGTCATTATTTTGGCGGCGCTGATTATTCTTCTTGGACTTATGCCCCAACTATGGCTGCATTTTGTCCAGCAATCGATTGTTTCATTCCTTTGGTAA
- a CDS encoding NADH-quinone oxidoreductase subunit M, with protein MMTQLTFWFCFAGALVIAFIPESRKHLIKGVALSFFTASALCSAFLFIDYPAAHSGFTDVISIPYVESLGIRYATGVDGISVCLLLMTGIVSVTSALMSWNIENRVKEFFIHMLILVGAVYGVFVSLDLFLLFVFYEISIIPKYFLIALWGGQKREFAAMKLVLYSFFGSLVALLGLLIVYAAHYQLTGVATFDLRILTSASALLPGHVQFICLPLFMVGFGILAGLYPFHTWAPTGHVAAPTAASMLLAGVIMKLGAYGALRLGLGIVPGGLNIPVEFMGFVVDHFWTWFFAGFGILAIVLGAGSSLVQKDIKYVVAYSSISHMGFVILGLAVANFFSLTGAVLQIISHGFIAALLFACVGRLIYDRTHTRMIGELASFDLKRKMPLLCIITSIAFIASAGMPGFSGFIAEFTVFRGLIEKSLPAGLFVVLGILITFAYSLKVLHEIFWKGTAHIEPSSHEHEPLAPLSCPEKVAAAVLIAAIIWMGIFPGVFISRISPNLPLQQVVNIHSLGGKK; from the coding sequence ATGATGACTCAATTGACATTCTGGTTCTGCTTTGCCGGGGCACTGGTCATCGCCTTTATTCCCGAGTCGAGGAAACATTTGATCAAGGGAGTGGCCCTGTCTTTTTTTACCGCCTCAGCCCTGTGTTCGGCATTCCTGTTTATTGATTATCCAGCAGCACACTCGGGCTTTACGGATGTGATCAGTATCCCGTATGTGGAGTCGCTCGGTATCCGTTATGCTACAGGGGTAGACGGGATCAGTGTGTGCCTTCTTCTCATGACGGGGATCGTCTCGGTGACCTCTGCATTAATGTCCTGGAATATTGAAAACCGGGTAAAAGAATTTTTTATTCACATGCTGATTTTGGTCGGTGCGGTTTATGGTGTTTTTGTATCCTTGGATTTATTCTTGTTATTCGTTTTCTATGAGATTTCGATCATCCCAAAATATTTCCTGATTGCCCTCTGGGGTGGCCAGAAAAGGGAGTTTGCCGCCATGAAACTCGTCCTTTATTCTTTCTTCGGCAGTTTGGTCGCTTTGCTCGGGCTTTTAATTGTATACGCCGCCCACTACCAATTAACAGGTGTGGCGACTTTTGATTTGCGGATATTAACCTCGGCCAGTGCGCTTCTCCCTGGCCATGTACAGTTTATTTGTTTGCCACTCTTTATGGTTGGATTTGGAATATTGGCAGGTTTGTATCCCTTCCATACTTGGGCACCGACCGGACATGTCGCAGCTCCGACAGCGGCCTCCATGTTGCTGGCGGGCGTGATTATGAAGCTCGGCGCTTATGGTGCCTTGAGGCTAGGGCTCGGGATTGTCCCTGGGGGATTAAATATTCCGGTGGAGTTCATGGGGTTTGTGGTCGACCATTTTTGGACATGGTTTTTTGCCGGGTTTGGAATTCTTGCTATCGTGCTCGGCGCCGGATCGAGCCTTGTACAGAAGGATATTAAATACGTTGTTGCTTATTCGAGTATCAGCCACATGGGCTTTGTGATCCTCGGATTGGCCGTGGCAAACTTCTTCTCACTGACAGGGGCTGTATTACAAATAATTTCCCACGGTTTTATTGCCGCCCTGCTTTTTGCTTGTGTTGGGCGTTTGATTTATGACCGCACCCATACACGGATGATTGGTGAACTCGCCTCTTTCGACCTGAAGAGAAAAATGCCTTTGCTCTGTATCATCACCAGTATTGCGTTTATTGCATCCGCAGGGATGCCTGGATTCAGTGGTTTTATTGCGGAGTTTACCGTCTTTCGCGGGTTGATCGAAAAGTCTTTGCCAGCCGGTCTATTCGTGGTTTTAGGTATTTTGATAACCTTTGCCTATAGTTTGAAAGTCCTCCATGAGATTTTCTGGAAGGGGACGGCACATATTGAACCTTCCTCTCACGAGCATGAGCCCTTAGCACCTTTGAGTTGCCCGGAGAAGGTTGCAGCGGCGGTATTGATAGCAGCCATTATATGGATGGGGATTTTTCCGGGGGTATTTATCAGTAGGATCAGCCCGAATCTCCCCCTGCAACAGGTGGTTAATATTCATTCCCTAGGGGGTAAAAAATAA
- a CDS encoding NADH-quinone oxidoreductase subunit M → MLSLIIFLPVITGLLIAAGGKGYSRFTGGAALAVSIGMSLLCAFCIVDFARGGQDIAFMEYVPWIESFAINYFTGITALNAVFLLLTAVVMPVVIGVAVRNYPENAMMIGLLLVEQGLLTGVFAMQNLLLWFFFWELTLVPVFFLIKEYGAEQRAFAAYKFFLYTLLGSLPMLLSFLYIYYQFGTLDLSTTGSQGFKSLYALDSIGNSAAPEAFRGLAFWVFLGIFLGVAVKIPLYPLHSWQPDAYTQAPTPVSMFLTGIMSKMGVYGMLVLYTLMPVTFGIHAEWILWIAAITMAVSITVALLKNDLKEIIAYSSLNHVAICALGISAMALMTGQQALMKGQLQTGVLVQVFSHGLSGALLFLLAGILEKRSGTRLLGGPWGLRHQMPVFAGFFGVAVFATIGLPGLSGFIGEFLIFKGAFEMSPYATALAFLGLIPMTMVMLKVISRVLYGPLDAQFAHTHDMNRAERVAAIPFVILIILIGLWPKTIIWIWNW, encoded by the coding sequence ATGTTAAGTCTCATTATATTTTTGCCGGTTATCACAGGCCTGCTCATTGCAGCGGGTGGTAAAGGCTATTCGCGTTTCACGGGGGGGGCCGCATTGGCTGTGAGTATCGGGATGTCACTCTTATGTGCATTTTGTATTGTGGACTTTGCCCGGGGTGGCCAAGACATCGCTTTCATGGAGTATGTACCTTGGATTGAATCTTTCGCGATTAATTATTTTACGGGGATCACGGCGCTAAATGCGGTTTTCCTTTTATTAACGGCCGTGGTGATGCCAGTAGTGATCGGGGTGGCAGTGAGGAATTATCCTGAGAATGCCATGATGATCGGTCTCCTGCTTGTCGAGCAAGGACTTTTAACCGGGGTTTTTGCAATGCAAAACCTCTTGTTGTGGTTTTTCTTTTGGGAATTAACACTCGTGCCGGTCTTTTTCCTAATCAAGGAGTACGGGGCCGAGCAAAGGGCTTTTGCCGCCTATAAATTTTTCCTTTATACACTGCTGGGGAGTCTTCCAATGCTCCTGTCATTCCTCTATATCTATTATCAATTCGGTACACTGGACCTGAGCACGACTGGCAGCCAGGGGTTCAAAAGCCTTTATGCCTTGGACTCAATCGGGAATAGTGCGGCCCCTGAGGCTTTTAGAGGGCTGGCATTTTGGGTATTCCTCGGGATTTTCCTCGGAGTGGCCGTGAAAATACCGCTTTATCCACTCCACTCATGGCAGCCGGATGCCTATACTCAGGCCCCGACCCCCGTATCGATGTTTTTGACCGGGATCATGTCAAAGATGGGGGTTTACGGCATGCTGGTCCTTTATACTTTGATGCCTGTGACATTCGGTATCCACGCAGAGTGGATCCTTTGGATCGCCGCGATCACCATGGCCGTAAGTATTACGGTGGCTTTGCTTAAAAATGATTTAAAAGAGATCATCGCCTACTCTTCGCTAAATCACGTGGCTATTTGTGCTTTGGGGATCAGTGCCATGGCGTTAATGACAGGCCAACAAGCTCTGATGAAAGGCCAGCTCCAGACCGGTGTGCTTGTACAGGTGTTTAGCCACGGACTCTCAGGCGCACTTTTATTCCTCCTAGCAGGTATACTTGAGAAACGCAGTGGTACCCGGCTTTTGGGCGGACCGTGGGGGTTGAGACATCAAATGCCTGTTTTTGCCGGTTTTTTTGGCGTGGCTGTCTTTGCCACAATCGGCCTGCCGGGATTAAGCGGGTTCATCGGTGAATTTCTTATTTTTAAAGGCGCGTTTGAAATGTCCCCTTACGCCACAGCCTTGGCTTTCCTGGGATTGATCCCGATGACCATGGTGATGCTCAAAGTCATCAGCCGGGTGCTTTATGGGCCGCTCGATGCGCAATTTGCGCACACTCATGATATGAACCGCGCGGAGCGGGTGGCTGCGATTCCTTTTGTGATTTTAATTATTCTGATCGGCCTATGGCCGAAAACAATTATCTGGATTTGGAACTGGTAA
- the nuoL gene encoding NADH-quinone oxidoreductase subunit L has protein sequence MEIWTNILLLMLIGPFMAAIFGVFGAVRAPKKYILVSIGGIALSLVCSLGFLWILGVIKPAGLLVTQFAWMDFAHSSIPMSFVVDPLSAVMCFVVSFVALLVFIFSSGYMEHDERKARYFCFLSFFTGAMLGTVVSNSLLTFLIFWEMMGLASYLLIGFWYQKPSAAAAAQKAFLTTRIGDLGLLAAVFFLYNKTGTLLFFDHGAGLLEPAQIALLQKAGLWAGAGYLFWVCLLAFWGAVGKSGQIPLHVWLPDAMEGPTPVSALIHAATMVAAGVFLMCRLYPLYESVDGLLTLITWVGAITAIFAGMIAIAQSDIKRILAYSTVSQLGIMFVGLGAGGPAYAMFHLFTHAFFKSLLFLGSGSVIHACSGEQNIYRMGGLKAKMPKTFLAYVIGAAALAGIPLLSGFWSKDEILYRAFEHDKLPFLLLCATSLLTAFYMTRQVVLVFFGEFRGTKEVKHHLHESPSLLTTPLIVLAVFAALAGLIGTPWMNLFGHFIHAPEHEINVPIHLLMMLTGTALAFGGLLLGVKLYWNRSVRTMADDPLHKLLGSFFVFLNERCRVDELYEATLGRFMDVAARLSDYFEIFLEFVNRMVGGLVYTLAWVENKVLDEWVINGIFSAGCESARIKGVLAAKFQNGSLAFYLRMMASGALIAGIIYWVVK, from the coding sequence ATGGAAATCTGGACCAATATCCTTTTGCTTATGTTAATCGGGCCTTTTATGGCAGCGATTTTTGGTGTCTTTGGCGCGGTGAGAGCCCCTAAAAAATACATTCTTGTTTCCATAGGTGGTATTGCCCTGTCCCTTGTTTGTTCTTTGGGTTTCCTTTGGATATTGGGAGTCATCAAACCCGCTGGATTGCTCGTGACGCAATTTGCCTGGATGGATTTTGCCCACTCATCCATTCCGATGTCTTTTGTGGTTGATCCCCTGTCGGCGGTGATGTGTTTTGTGGTCTCTTTTGTGGCACTATTGGTTTTTATTTTCTCGTCGGGGTATATGGAGCATGACGAGAGGAAAGCGCGTTATTTTTGTTTCTTGAGTTTTTTTACTGGGGCCATGCTTGGGACAGTGGTTTCGAATAGTTTACTGACATTTTTGATTTTCTGGGAAATGATGGGATTGGCTTCATATTTACTCATTGGATTCTGGTATCAGAAACCTTCCGCCGCGGCTGCCGCGCAAAAAGCATTCCTGACGACGAGGATCGGTGATCTCGGGCTCTTGGCCGCTGTGTTTTTCCTGTATAATAAAACAGGAACCCTCCTTTTCTTTGATCATGGTGCGGGTCTGCTTGAGCCTGCACAAATTGCTTTATTGCAAAAGGCGGGTCTCTGGGCGGGAGCCGGCTACCTCTTTTGGGTTTGTCTCCTGGCTTTTTGGGGAGCGGTCGGAAAATCCGGCCAGATCCCGCTCCATGTGTGGTTACCCGACGCTATGGAAGGCCCCACACCTGTATCTGCCTTGATTCATGCCGCGACGATGGTGGCCGCTGGTGTCTTCCTGATGTGTCGGCTTTATCCCCTGTACGAGAGTGTTGACGGGCTCTTGACTCTGATTACTTGGGTGGGAGCCATCACCGCCATTTTTGCCGGAATGATCGCCATTGCCCAGAGTGATATTAAAAGAATCCTCGCTTACTCGACCGTGTCCCAGCTCGGCATCATGTTTGTCGGACTCGGTGCCGGGGGACCGGCCTATGCGATGTTCCATCTTTTTACCCATGCATTTTTTAAATCGCTGCTCTTCCTCGGGAGCGGTTCAGTCATCCATGCCTGTAGTGGGGAACAGAATATTTACCGGATGGGCGGATTAAAGGCCAAAATGCCGAAAACCTTCCTAGCATATGTCATTGGTGCCGCGGCCCTAGCAGGAATACCATTACTTTCGGGATTCTGGTCAAAAGACGAGATCCTCTACAGGGCCTTTGAACATGATAAATTACCTTTCCTCTTACTGTGTGCGACTTCCCTCCTGACAGCTTTTTACATGACTCGGCAAGTCGTGCTTGTTTTCTTTGGGGAATTCCGCGGTACCAAAGAAGTCAAACACCACCTGCATGAGTCTCCTTCCCTCCTGACTACCCCCCTGATTGTGCTCGCTGTTTTTGCCGCACTGGCGGGACTAATCGGGACTCCTTGGATGAATCTTTTTGGTCATTTTATCCATGCCCCAGAGCACGAGATTAATGTGCCGATCCACCTTTTGATGATGCTCACCGGGACAGCGCTTGCATTCGGTGGCTTACTCCTGGGGGTGAAGCTATACTGGAACCGTTCAGTCCGCACCATGGCTGATGACCCGCTGCACAAATTGCTCGGGAGTTTCTTTGTCTTCCTGAATGAACGTTGCCGGGTGGATGAACTTTATGAGGCGACCTTGGGGCGGTTTATGGATGTGGCAGCACGCTTGTCTGACTATTTTGAAATCTTCCTGGAGTTTGTAAATCGTATGGTAGGAGGACTTGTTTACACTCTGGCATGGGTGGAAAATAAGGTGCTTGATGAATGGGTCATTAACGGCATTTTCTCAGCTGGATGTGAAAGTGCCCGGATTAAAGGGGTGCTCGCGGCAAAATTCCAAAACGGCAGTCTAGCATTTTACCTGAGGATGATGGCCTCGGGGGCGTTGATTGCTGGAATAATTTATTGGGTGGTTAAATAA
- the nuoK gene encoding NADH-quinone oxidoreductase subunit NuoK, translated as MTLGFILIISAALFCIGLFGVLSRRNMIVILFSIELMFNAAHLNLIAFWRFGENPLAISGLMFVLFSLAISGAEAAIGLALILRLYRHYKSVETQSITELKG; from the coding sequence ATGACTTTAGGTTTTATTTTAATTATTTCTGCTGCGTTATTTTGTATCGGGCTTTTCGGCGTGTTAAGCCGCCGGAATATGATTGTGATCCTTTTCAGTATCGAGTTGATGTTTAATGCAGCGCATTTGAACCTGATCGCATTTTGGCGGTTTGGTGAGAATCCCCTTGCTATCTCGGGCCTCATGTTTGTCCTTTTTTCACTAGCCATCTCCGGTGCCGAGGCGGCTATTGGCTTGGCCTTGATTTTACGGCTTTATCGTCATTATAAATCAGTCGAGACACAATCCATCACGGAGCTAAAAGGTTAA